CGATATAGAGGCCACATGTTATTTTGATACTGCCGCCAATACAGTCTGTGCCGATGTCTCATCCGCTTCCGGTATCCGTCATTTATCCCTTGGCGAAAAGGATGTATGGAGTGCCTCCACGTTTGGTACAGGGCAAACAATAGCCGATGCTCTCAAAAAAGGCGCGCAGGAAATCATTTTGGGTTTGGGCGGCAGCGCTTCGGTAGATATGGGCTTGGGCATTTTGCAGGCATTGGGGCTTGAACTGTACGATGCTGATAATCAGTTGATAAAGCCGTTTAGTTTCCGATGGTTGGAGCGGATAACCCGCCTGTCAGCCGAGCAGCTGATGCCTCTTGCAAAAATTACCTGCCTTTGCGATGTGGATAATACTTTCTTCGGTGCGCAGGGGGCTATCCCCGTTTTTGCCCCTCAAAAAGGGTTGCAGGCTGCCGATATGCCCGCCTTTACGGCCAATGCAGAGCGGATTTTTCAGTTGTTACGGCAACTGAACCCGACCCTGGCCGACCGCCCTTGCTTTGGCGCAGCAGGTGGTATTGCTTTGGGTTTGTCTGCATTTTATCCCGTAGAAATTCGCAGCGGGTCGGCGTATTTCTTTGAGGCGGTGCAAATGGAGCAGCGCGTTGCGCAGAGCGATTGGATTATCACGGGTGAGGGGCGCTACGACTTCCAGTCGGAAAGCGGCAAAGGCTGCCATGCTTTGCTGCTGCTGGCAAAAAAACATGGTAAGCGCATCAGCCTGATTAGCTCCGGCAGCGCGGAGATGTTAGCAAATACCGGTTTTGATGATATATATCTGTTGCCGCCGTTGGATTTCGGGACGGCGGATGTAGCAGTGCAGGCTGTGGCGAATTTGAGGGAGGTTTTTTACTCAAATACCTGATACCAATCAGGGCTACGAACAACTACTTCACTGTCGGAAAAATACTCGGCAATTCGGTACAGGTGGTTACATGTAAACCTGACAGGTTTTTAAGGACTGTCAGGTTTAAGTGTTTGTTTTTCAATAATTTACACAAAACATTTTTCGCAAACCTCTTACGCTTTTGTGTAAAGCGGATAGGGGCTCATAACTCTATACCGCTACACCGTTTTCACGCAGGGCATCGTTGAGCGAAGTTTTCAGGTCGGTGCTTTCTTTGCGCTGCCCGATGATGAGCGCACAACCCACCTGATATTCGCCCGCAGGGAATTTCTTGGTATAGCTGCCCGGCACAACTACCGCACGCTCAGGTACATAGCCGCGATACTCTACCGGCTCACTGCCCGTAACGTCAATGACTTTTGAAGA
This is a stretch of genomic DNA from Rhodoflexus caldus. It encodes these proteins:
- a CDS encoding glycerate kinase; translated protein: MQILVAPNAFKGTIEADHAAQIIAETLQAKYPQADITQCPIADGGDGTCRLLGEALQWQSHTVLATDARGRDIEATCYFDTAANTVCADVSSASGIRHLSLGEKDVWSASTFGTGQTIADALKKGAQEIILGLGGSASVDMGLGILQALGLELYDADNQLIKPFSFRWLERITRLSAEQLMPLAKITCLCDVDNTFFGAQGAIPVFAPQKGLQAADMPAFTANAERIFQLLRQLNPTLADRPCFGAAGGIALGLSAFYPVEIRSGSAYFFEAVQMEQRVAQSDWIITGEGRYDFQSESGKGCHALLLLAKKHGKRISLISSGSAEMLANTGFDDIYLLPPLDFGTADVAVQAVANLREVFYSNT